The following DNA comes from Vibrio gigantis.
CTTAATCCCAAAGCACTTGCACCCTTAGAAGGTTCAGGAATCGTCCTGATAGACGAAGTAGATCTGCACTTACACCCATCCTGGCAACAGAAAGTGATTCAGAGGCTAGAGTCTACTTTTCCCAATGTTCAGTTTGTAGTAACAACTCACAGTCCACAAGTTTGCCATACCGTCGATAGCTCATCGATTTGGCTGTTAAAAGAAGGTAAGAAGTACCGAGCTCCTAAAGGCACTAGAGGGGCTGTATCATCTTGGGTGTTAAAAAACTTGTTTGAAGTTGACATACGTCCACCAGACGATGAAATAACGAAGGCGTTAACTCGTTACAGGGAGCTTGTTTATGATGATGAATTTGACTCTAAAGATGCTTTGGCACTAAGAAAGCAACTTTCTCGCCATTTTGGGGCTGGATACGAGGATTTAGTTGAGTTGGAGTTATATATAGATAACCGTAAATGGGAGAAAGAGTATGAGGAAAATTAATAAGTCTCAACCTCCTAATGAGCTTACTGTTTATGCTATACATAACACTGATGATACGTGGGATAACTTTCGAAATAACAATAGCAAAGATGCAAAAGTAATAAAGAAGAAGATTTTTGGAGAGCAAAACTATATTTGTGCGTATTGTGAGATCGATCTAACTGAAGCTAATGTTCATGAGCATCATCGAAGAGTTGAACACTTTAACTCTAAATCAGGATGGGTTGTAGGTAACGCACAACCGAATTGGCACTTAGATTGGAACAATGTTGTTGGTGTGTGTATTGGTGGTACAGATAGGGATAGCACTGAGCAGTTCGTTATGCCAGATAATAAATCTTGTGACTCTTATAAAGAGCATTTAGAAACTAATCATGGCGAAGGAAAAAAGTGGATAGGGAAAGTTGTATCTCCCTTAGAAGTTAGCTTAAGTAGTAATATGTTTAATTACTGTAAGGCTTATGGCAAGCTTGAAGTTAATGTCGATGAAGCAAACTCAAAGTCCTTTTCATACAATAATTTCGCAACAAGCTCCGAACTTTTGGAGTCAACTATCGAAAAACTTAATTTGAATTGTGATCGCCTAAACCTTGCTAGACGAGAAGTTCATATTAGCTTTGAGAAACTGTTAGCGTCCTTCAAAAAATCGAAGGATCTAAATAAATTCAAGTTTATGCTTCGAAAGTGGGCAGGAATAGAGGAGCCTCTTTACTTTCAAACAACTAGAGACATTTTAGTAAGACAAAGTAGTATTGCCCAAAAGGCTCTAAAGGATTAACCCAACCTCTCCACCTACTCAATACCTAAAATCCTAA
Coding sequences within:
- the ptuB gene encoding retron Ec78 anti-phage system effector HNH endonuclease PtuB; this translates as MRKINKSQPPNELTVYAIHNTDDTWDNFRNNNSKDAKVIKKKIFGEQNYICAYCEIDLTEANVHEHHRRVEHFNSKSGWVVGNAQPNWHLDWNNVVGVCIGGTDRDSTEQFVMPDNKSCDSYKEHLETNHGEGKKWIGKVVSPLEVSLSSNMFNYCKAYGKLEVNVDEANSKSFSYNNFATSSELLESTIEKLNLNCDRLNLARREVHISFEKLLASFKKSKDLNKFKFMLRKWAGIEEPLYFQTTRDILVRQSSIAQKALKD